Part of the Amycolatopsis sp. 195334CR genome is shown below.
TAGGGAGCCAAGCGTGGCCGAATTCCAGGATGAGCGCTGGGAGCCGTCCTTCGACGGCCCCACGCGGAGTTCGCGGCGAGGCGGCCGATACCGGTCCTACATCCCGGACGGCCTGACGGAACGCCCGCTGATGCTCGACCCCGCGCTCAGTGTCCGCGCCCAGGAGGTCGAGGCGAGCGTCCGGCGGCTGGCGACCTCGCCGCGATCGAGGTGCCTCGAAGGACTCGCGCGCTTCCTCCTCCGCTCGGAGGCACTCGCCTCCTCCCGGATCGAAGGGCTGCAGGTCTCCGCCCAGCAGGTCGCACTCGCCGAACTCGCCCAGACCGACCACTCGGTGACCCGCGGTTTCACCGGAAACGCGGCCTTGGTGGCGAACAACATCCACGCGCTCAAGCAGGCCACCACCGCGCTGGCGACCGCGCCGGCGCTCGACCTCCCCGGCATCGACGCGCTGCACCGCGCCCTCCTGCCGGACGAAAAGCACCAGGGACTCCGAGAGGTCCAGAACTGGATCGGCGGAAGCGACTGGAGTCCCGTGGACGCCGACTTCGTGCCGCCGAAACCGGCTCTGGTCGAACCACTCATGGCAGACCTGACCGCCTACCTCAACGGCGGCGCCCATGCGCCACTCGTCCAGGCAGCGCTCGCCCACGCCCAGTTCGAGACCATCCACCCGTACACCGACGGCAACGGCCGCGTGGGCCGCGCGCTCATCCACACCGTGCTCGTGCGTCGCGGCCTCACCCCGGGCGCGATTCTCCCGATCAGCCTGGTGTTGCTGACCCGTTCCCGCGCCTACATCGACGGGTTGAACTCATACCGCTACCAGGGCCCGTCGACCTCGGCAGCGGCCCGCGCGGGGATCGCGGCGTGGCTGGCCACCTTTCTCGAAGCGGCTGACGCCGCGGCCACCCAGGCGGACAAGTTCAGCGAGGCGATCGAGGAACTCACCCGGCACTGGCAACGCCGACTGGCGGAATACCGCTCGGGCCAGGGGGTTCGTAGTCAGCCTCGGGCCAACTCGGCCTCGGCGAAACTCCTGATCGCGTTGCCGGAGATCCCGGTGCTCACCACGAGGACGGCCGAGCGTGCGCTGGGAGTGTCGTTCCCGGCCGCGCGCACCGCGCTGGAGGAGTTCGCCGAAGCCGGGATCCTGAGCCGGAAACAGGTGGATCGCGGCACCACCGGCTATCTCGCGAACGAGGTGTTCGACCTGCTCACCTTCGCCGAACGCGAACTGGCCAGCACACAGTGGGACACCCGGAAGGCGAAGCCCGGCAGAGCAGTTCCAGCCCGACCGCAGAACTAGTTTTCCGGTTTCCAGCGGCCGCTCAGCTCGCCCGGCCGAGGGGCCGGGCCCGGCAGTGGGGCGTCTTCCACCGTCGACAGGGTGCGCAGCAGCATGGCCAGCACGCGCCGCCGGAGTTCGCGGGTTCGGGTGGCGTCGGGGGCCCGGATGGCCGAGCAGGCTTCCAGCGCCAGCCCGATGTCCTGCGGCACCGCGTCCTCGCGCACGGCGCCGGCGTCTTTTGCCCGCGAAAGCAGGGTGGTCGCGAGTTCGTTGGCGCGCATCGCGTCGGCGCCCATCTCCGCGGTCGGGGTGAAGGTGCCCGCCAGGTGCACGGTCAGCGAGTGCACGTCGGCGTCGACCACGCGCTCGACAAAACCGGTGAACGCCGCGGCGGCGTCCGGCTCCTGCAAGGCGGCCTCGGCCTCGGCGTTGTACCGGCGCAGCCCCTCGTGGCACAGGTGCCGCAGCAGGTCCTCCTTGCCCGGGTACCGCCGGTACAACGCGCTGATGCCCACCCCCGCCCGCTTCGCCACGGCCGACACCGGCGCCTTCGGATCGGCCAGGAAGACCTCGCGCGCCGCGTCGAGGATGATGCCGTCGTTCTGCGCGGCCTGCTGACGGCGACCCGACAGGCCGCTGCTCTGCGTAGTGGACATGCCACCGAGATTACCACTGGAACAGATCGTTCCGCTCTGCTACGGTTCAATCAGAACAAAACATTCCGTTCCAGAACAGCCACCGAGGAGCCCCCGTGATCCCCTTCCGCGTCGAGATCCCCCAGACCGCCCTCGACACCCTCGCCGACCGCCTCGAGCACGCGTTCCTCCCGAACGAGCTCCCCAGCATCGGCACCGCGTACGGCATGCCGGTCGACCGCGTCCGCGAGCTGCTGCGCTACTGGCGCGAGGAGTTCGACTGGCGCGCGCTGGAAGCCCGGCTGAACGCGTACCCGCAGTTCACCACCGAGATCGACGGCGAGGACATCCACTTCCTGCACGTCCGCTCGTCCCGCGAGGACGCGACGCCGCTGATCCTCAGCCACGGCTGGCCCGGCACGATCCTGGAGTACCTCGACGTCATCGAGCTGCTCACCGAGCCCGCCGACGGCCCGGCGTTCCACCTGGTCATCCCGTCCCTGCCCGGCTTCGGCTTCTCCGGCCCGACCCGCACCCCCGGCTGGAACCGCTACCGGACCGCCCGCGCCTGGGCCGAGCTGATGAAGCGCCTCGGTTACCAGCGGTACGGCGCGGTCGGCAACGACGGCGGTTCGCTGATCTCGCCGGAGATCGGGCGGATCGACCCCGAGCACGTCATCGGCGTGCACGTCACGCAGCTCTTCTCGTTCCCCTCCGGCGACCCCGCCGAAATGGCCGACCTGAGCGAGGCGGACCAGGCCGCGCTCAAGCACCTCCAGTGGTTCTACGACAACCACTTCGCCTTCAACCAGCTGCACAGCCAGTCGCCGCAGACGCTGGCCTTCGCGCTCGCCGATTCCCCGGTCGGCCTGCTCGCCTGGAACGCGCAGCTGTTCGGCGAATCCCTCGACCCGGCGTTCGTCGTGGGCAACGTGGCCATCCACTGGCTGACCGGCACTTCCGGCTCGGCCATCCGGTTCTACTACGAGGACGCGCACGCCACGGAGCAACCCACCGAGCCCACCACCACGCCGACCGGGCTGGCCATGTTCGCCGGCGACTTCCAGTCGATCCGCCGGTTCGCCGAGCGCGACCACCACCGGATCACCAGCTGGAACTCCTACGACACCGGCGGCCACTACGCCGCGCACGAGGCGCCGGAGGTGCTCGCCGCGGACGTGCGGGACTTCTTCGCCACGATTGATTGACCTCTACCAAGCTAGAGGTTGAATCCTCGGACCCATGACAACGATGCGAGCGGTTCGGGTCAAGGGGTTCGGGGGACCCGAAATGCTGCGGGTGGAAGAGGTCCCGGCCCCGGTCGCGGGGCCGGGGCAGGTGGTGGTCGGCGTCGCCGTCGCCGACGTCCTGTTCCTGGAGGCGCAACTGCGCGGCGGCTGGGGCGCCGAGTACTTCGGCCTGGCGCCGCCCTACACCCCGGGCACCGGCGTGGCCGGGCGCGTGCTGTCCACCGGCGAAGGCGTCGACCCGGCCTGGGTGGGCAAGGACGTGGTCGCCGGGATCGACGGCGGCGGGTACGCGGAACAGGCGCTCGTCCCGGCGGCCAACCTGGTGGAGATCCCCGGCGGCCTCGACACGCGGACGGCCGCGGCACTGCTCCAGACCGGACCGGCGGCGTTGAGCCTGATCGACGCGGCGAAGCTCCAGCCGGGCACCCGCGTCCTGGTCACCGCCGCGGCCGGCGGCCTCGGCACCCTCCTCGTGCAGTTGGCCAAGGCGGCCGGCGCACACGTGACCGCGGCCGCCAGGGGAACCGAGAAGCTGGAGCTGGCCCGAGAACTCGGTGCCGCCGAAGCGATTGACTACACCACCGAGAACTGGACGGACGGCCTCGAAGTGGACGTGGTCTTCGATGGCGTCGGCGGGGAAATCGGCCGCGCCGCCTTCCACACGGCCACCCGCCACTTCTTCGCCTACGGTGTGCCGAGTGGCGCGTTCACCGAAATCGACGAAGCCGATCGCCGCCGGATCGAGGTGACCGGGATCGAACAGGTGCAGTTCGGCCCGGCGGAATTGCGCGACCTGGTCGCCCGGGTGCTGGATGAAGCGGCGGCGGATCGGGTGAAACCGGTGATCGGGCGGACGTTCCCGCTCGCGCGCGCGGCCGACGCGCACGCCACCATGGAAAGCCGGGCGGTGCTCGGCAAGACCCTGTTGCTCGCGTGAAGAGGACATGATGGCCCAGGCAATCCGGTACGCCGAATACGGCGGCCCCGAAGTACTCGAACTCCAAGAAATCACGTTGCCCGAACCGGGTCCCGGCGAAGTCCGGATCGTGGTGCACGCCGCCGGGATGAACCCGATCGACTGGAAGATCCGCAGCGGCGCGTTCACCCCCGGCGAGGAACTGGCCGCGCCGAGGGGCACCGGGATCGAAGCGGCCGGGGTGGTCGAGGCGGTCGGGCCCGACGTGGACACCGTCGCCCCCGGCGACGAGGTGTTCGGCAACGTCGGTGGTGGTGCGGCCGCCACGCACGCCATCGCCAAGGCCGCGAACCTCGTGCCCAAGCCGGACTGGCTCGGGTTCGAGGAAGCCGCCGCGCTGCCGGTGGCCGCGGAGACCAGCGTGCGCGTGCTGCGCTACCTGGATGTCCACTCAGGACAGACGTTGCTGGTGCACGCGGCGGCGGGCGCGGTCGGGCTGGTGGCGAGCCAGCTGGCGATCGCGCGCGGGCTGACCGTGGTCGGCACGGCCAGCCAGGGACGGCACGAGTTCCTGCGCGAGCTGGGCGTGCGACCGGTGACCTATGGCGACGGCTGGGTCGACCGGGTGCGAGAGGCCGCGCCGAACGGGATCGACGCGGTGCTCGACGCCTCCGGCCGCGGCGTGCTGGCGGAGTCGGTCGCGCTGACCGGCGACCCGGCCAAGGTGGTGACCATCGCCGGCGGTGACACCGCCGAAACCGGCGTCCACTTCAGCAGCGGTGGTGCCGACACCGTGCCCGCGGCGGAGGTGTTCACCGAAGCGCTGCCACTGCTGCGAAGCGGGCGGCTGCGCCTGCCCGTGGCGAAGACCTTCCCCCTGGCACAGGCCGCCGACGCGCACCGGCTCAGCGAAGACGGCCATGTGCTGGGGAAGATCGTCTACCGCGTGGCTTAGTCGCGCTGCTCGGCCACCGCGGCGCGCATCTTGGCTTCCTTCTCCTGGAGTTCCGGGGTGAAGGCCTCGCCGAAGTCCTCGGCCTCGAGCACCCGCCGGATCTCCACCTCCTGCTCGGGGCCGGGGATGCGCTTCACCCAGCTGATCGCCTCTTCGAGCGACGGCACGTCGAGCATCCAGAAGCCGGCGATCAGCTCCTTGGCCTCGGTGAACGGCCCGTCGGTGACGGTCGCGCCGTCCTTGCTGAGCTTGACCTTGGCCCCCTGCGAGCTGGGCGCCAGCCCCTCACCGGTGATCAGCACCCCGGCCCCGACGAGTTCCTCGTTGAACTTCGCCATCTCGGTCATCTCGGCCTCGGTGGGTGCGCGGCCGGTCTGCGCTTCGCCCTCGTCGGACTTCAGCAGGACCATGAATCTCATGTGTTCTCTCCCTCGAACGTGACGAACCCCAGCCTCCCCCTCGGACAACGGAACGCAACAGTCGCCGCGCATTCCCCTCCGCAAATTTCTCTGTGCACGTGCGCTTTCCCCCTGCGTAGCTTCGGCCGCATGCGCGAACGAATCACCCGATCCGGCGACGTCGAGCTGTGGACCCAGGCGATCGGCGACGCGGGGGCACCGGCCCTGCTGCTGAACGCCGGCGACTGCCAGTCGTCGATGGACTGGCCGCAGAACCTGGTGCGCCTGCTGGCCGAAGCCGGTCACCTGGTCCTCCGCTACGACTACCGCGACACCGGCCGGTCCACCCACCGCGAATTCCCCGCGGCCCCCTACGACTTCGACGACCTCGCCCGCGACGCGGTCGCCGTGCTCGACGCCTGGGACGTCGACCGGGCGCACGCGCTCGGGTTCGGCATGGGCTCGGCGATCAGCCAGCTGCTCGCCCTCGACCACCGCGAGCGGCTGTTCGCGATGACCCTGCTCGGCAGTTGCGCGATGGACGTGGACTTCTTCGGCAACTGGGAGCGCGCGCTGACCGGCGAACCCACGCTCGACGGCCTGCCCACGCCGAAGCGCTGGTTCGTCGAAATGGCGTTCAATCCCACGGACATCTCGGAAGTGGAGTTCTACCGGCGGCTTTCCGGTGACGAGCTGCCGTTCGACGAAGCCGAGCTGGTGCGGCGACTCGCCACCGCCCGCGCGCACGCGGATCCCGTTGAGCCGGTGGCCGAGCACCCGCACGGTTCGATCCGGCAGGACTGGACCACGCGGGCTGCCGACCTGCCGGGCCTGACCACACCCGCGCTGGTCGTCGAGGCCCCGCTCGACCCGATCCACCCGCCACCGCACGCGCGGCACCTCGCCGAGGTGCTGCCGGACGCGCGGCTGATCACCATTCCCGGCATGGGCCACCACCTGGCCACCGCGATCCACCAGCGACTGACCGACGAGGTCACCGCGCACACGCTGGCGAGCCTCGATGCCACCGCCCGCTGACCGTCTGGTGTGGACGGTGGACCGCATGCGGGTGCGGCCGTCGGACCGGGTGCTGGAGATCGGCTGCGGTCACGGCGTCGCGGTGACCCTGGTGCTGGAGAAGCTCAACAGCGGCTCGATCCTGGCGATCAACCGGTCGGCGGCGTCCTTCGAGGTGGTTTCCCCGCAAGAGGCCAAGTTCGGCTACCAGCCGCTGTCCGCGTCGGCGGCTGAGGCGACCGCGCGGGCGTTGTCCGCGACCCTGGCCGAAAACGGCTTCACTCAGCGGAAAACGTTGCTGGAGGAGCTGCCCTCCGGCCGAGCCTTCCTGGTCACGGCTCGGCCGGGGTGACGCGGGACGCGCCGAGCGCTGGGGGTCACTCGGCGCATCCCGCCGCTCGTGGTGGTTCGGTGGACCGGACGAATTCGACCTCTTCGGCCGCGTCCAGGTCATCGACGTCGAGCGGGCATCCGTCCGCGTTGAACAGTTCCGAACCGCCTGCCAGTACCACTTCGAGTGCTGTCACGCGGTCCACGATGCATGAGCAGGACTAGTACTTCGGCTAGTTGATCAGGCGGGGACGGCGGCGTCGAGGTCCTGGGCCAGCAGCTCGGACAGCTCGCGCAGCGTCTCCTCCGCGCCTTCGCCCTCCACCACCAGCACCACGTCCTCGCCACCGCCGACGCCAAGCGACATCACCGCGAGAATGCTGGCGGCGTCGACCAGTGCGTCTTCGGAGCGGCCGATCCGGACGGAGGCGGTCTGCTTCCCCGCGGCTTCGGCGAGCAGGCGGGCCGGGCGCGCGTGCAGGCCGACGGAGGACCCGATGGTGACTCGTGTGCTGAGCACGCTTCCGTCCTTTCGATCAGGAACCAGGTGCCTCCTCAGCGTAACGGCGGCCATGTTGGTTATCAAGCGTTTGGCGTTGGTTTATGTGCGTTGAGGTTGTTTCACGTCTGCTTCACCCGATCGAGTAGCTGTTCCCGCAGGTCCTGGACGCGCCGACGCTCGTCAGCCACCGCCGGCCCCGCTTCCGGATCGATTTTGTCCACTTCGGACAAGAACGCGACGGCTTCCTCGTCCGCGCCCAGCCGCACGGCCAGATCGGCGCGCAACACCAGCGCGCGGAACCGCAGCGCCGCAGGCACTTCCTCGTCGAGCGCCAGTGCGCGGTCGAGCACGCGCACGGCGGATTCCGGGTCGTCGTGCGAGTCGGCGAACATGGTCGCGGTCTCCAGCGTGCGGGCCAGTTTCGGCCCGCCGAGCGGCCCCTTGGCCAGCCCGTTGGTCTGCTCCGCGATCGGCTGGCCGATGCGGACGTAGTTGCCCGACGGGTCGATCACGATGAACTGGCGGTTGCCGGACCGCAGGTTCTTCACCGGGTTCACCCGCGGAAAGCCACGCGAAGGCAACTTGCCCAGCGCCGCCCGCAGCCCGCCGGTGAACCGCTCGTACAACACGTCCACGCGGTCGGTCACCACGTAGCAGGTGCTGAAGTTGTCTTGCGGCACCAAGCCCTTCAGCACGTAGAAGTGCAGGTCGATGCCTTCGAAGGCGAGCGCCGCGTACACGTTCGGCGCCTGCTGCCGGTAGGTGACCTCGAAGCCGAGCGAACCGTAGAAGTCCAGCGTTTCGTTGATGGAGGTGCAGGGCAGCAGCGGAATCATCTTCTCCATGGGACTACCTCCGGGAGTTCACTCAAATTTGAGTAGACGAGCGAGCCTAGCACGCGGCGTACTCAAACTGGAGTGCGTCAGGCCCGCGAACGCAGGCGGCGCAACATGCGCGCGTCCTCGAAGCCGACCGACCTGGCCGCGTGCTCGACGGTCATGCCCTGCCCGATCAGGTGCTCGGCGCGTTCGAGGCGCAGGACCTGCTGGTACCGCAGCGGGGTCAAGCCGGTGACCCGGCCGAACAACCGGGTGACCGTGCGCTCGCTGCACCCGGCCGTCCGCGCGAGGTCGGCGAGGAGCAGGCGTTCGGCGAAGCGCTCGTCGATCAGGTCCTGGATGCGGTGCACCGCGTCGTTGAGGTGGTCCCGGTGCCGCATCATCGAGCTGGCCTGCGGTTCCTCGCCGTTGCGCCGGGCGTAGACGACCATCTCGCGGGCGATCCGCGCGGCGAAGCCGGGCCCGTGGCGCATCGCGATCAGGTGCAGGGAGAGGTCGATGCCGCTGGCGATCCCGGCCGAGGTGACCACCCGGCCGTCGGTCACGTAGAGCACGTCGCGCACCACGGTGGCCAGCGGGTAGCGGCGAGCCAGCTCGTCCTGGAGGCCGTGGTGGGTGGTGCAGCGGCGGCCGTCGAGCAACCCGGCCCGGCCGAGCGCGTCGGCCCCGGCGCAAACGCTGGCCACCAGGCCGCCGGCGCGGTGGTGCGCGCGGATCCAGGCCAGCGTTTCCGGCGCGATGGGCCCGTTGTGCCGCAGTTCCGGCGCGCGCCAGCCAGGGACGAACAGCAGGTCGTCCCTGGTCAGCGTCGGCCAGGCCACCTCGGCGCCGAGCGGAACCCCTTGTGCCGTCGGCACTTCCGGCCGTTCGGCGAGGTAACGCAGGCGGTAGCCCAGTCCGAGGTCCGCGGCGCTGGAGAACACCTGGGCCGGGCCGGCGAGGTCGAGCAGGTGCAGCTCCGGCACCAGCAGGAAGGCGACAGTGGTCACGATCCGGTCAGCGTACCCGCCACCTCGTCGATGGTCCGGATGGTGGCGAACCGGCCGGCCAGTGCGTACTCGGTCCGCGCGATGACCTCCTCCACCCGGAGCGTGCGCGGGTCGGCGAGCACCTCGTCCGCGGTCCGGTCGACGGGCGCCGTCCAGTGCCCCAGCGGCGTGGTGGCCGTCGCCTCGGTGACGAAGGTGACGTCGTAGCCGAGATCGGAGGCGACGCGCGCGGTGGTCTCGCAGCACTGTTCGGTGCGGATGCCGCAGACCACCACCTCGCGCACACCCCGCGCGGTCAGCGTCTGCTGGAGGTTGGTGGTGGTGAAGGCGTTGTGCGCGGTCTTGTGCAGCAGCGGCTCGCCGGGCTCCGGTTCGAGCCCGTCCATCAGCCGGACGAACCCGCTCGCCGGGTCGAAGACGTTCCCCGTGCCGGGCTCGTCGTGCAACACCCAGACCACCAGGTCGCCGTCGGCGCGGGCGGCGGTCACCAGCCGGTTGACCCGCTCGACGATGTCCGGGGCCGAGACGTGCCGCCAGTTGTCCCGCTGCCGGAACGATTCCTGGACGTCGATCACCAGAAGGGCTCTGTTCATGCCACCCAGCCTGACCGTCCCCCGGCTCCGGCGACAGGCCGGATCAGGCCTCGATGCGGACCGATCCGGTCACCGCACTGGCTTTTGTACCTACTGGTATGTACGGTTCAGCCCATGGACACGCGCGACAGGTTGATCGAGAGCACGCGCGAGTTGCTCTGGACGCGCGGGTACGTCGGCACCAGCCCGAAGGCCATCCAGCAGCACGCGGGCGCCGGGCAGGGCAGCATGTACCACCACTTCGACGGCAAGCCCGAACTCGCGCTGGCCGCGATCGAACGCACGGCCGAAGACCTCCGGGCGAAGGCCGAAGCCGAACTTTCCGGGCCCGGCAAGGCATCTGAGCGCATCACCGCCTACGTGCGCCGCGAGCGCGACATGGTGCGCGGCTGCCCGATCGGCAGGCTCACCCAGGACCCGGAAGTGGTCGGCAGCCCCGAACTCCGCCGCCCGGTCGAGGAAACCTTCGACTGGCTGCGCAACCGGCTCGCCGAAGTGATCATCGAAGGCCAGGCCGACGGCGAGTTCACCGGACTGGACCCGCGTGACACCGCGGCCACCGTGGTCGCCACGCTGCAGGGCGGGTACGTGCTGGCGCTGGCTTCCGGCTCGCCGGAAGGGTTCGACCGCGCCGTCGACGGGGTGCTGAACCTGCTCGTCAGGCGGCCGTGATGCAGGCGATGCAGTACGAGATCACCCTGCCCGCCGACTACGACATGGGCATCATCCGGCACCGCGTGGCGACCAGGGGCAGCGCGCTCGACGACTTCGCCGGCCTCGGGTTCAAGGCGTACTGCGTGCGCGAGCGCGAGGAGCACGGGGTCAACCAGTACGCGCCGTTCTACTGGTGGGATTCGGGCGAGGCGATGAACCGGTTCCTGTGGAGCGACGGCTTCCGCGGCCTCTGCGACAGCTTCGGCAGGCCGCCGATCTCGCACTGGCTCGGCGTCGAGGTGGTGCGCGGACCGGCGCGCACGGCCACCACCGCCGTCCGCACCTCGGAGTCCATTGTGGACGGCGAGGCGCCCGCCGACGCGGTGGCCCGCGCCCGCACGGACACCGTCGGCGACTCGGTGTACGCCACCGTGCTCGCCATCGACCTGCGTCGCTGGGAACTGACGCGGTTCACCCTGCACGCCGGGGAAGTCCCGGCGCGGCAGGGCATCCACTACCGGGTGCTACACCTGTCCGATCCGGGTCAGCGTCGGGCGTAGCTGGTCGAGCAGCCACTTCACCCCGACCACGTTCGGCGCCTGCAGCATGTTCGCGGTCTCCGAGGTGACGCCCTGGTACCGGCCCTCGGTGACCACCTTCAGCCGTTGCACCAGCGAGTTGCCCTCGAAGGTGGTCTTGTCGGCCGGGCTGACGAAGGTCATGAACAACGCGTCGGCGGTGTCGAGCGTTTCCACCCGCTCGTAGGACAGGCCGATGGTGCCGGGCGCGAGTTGCGCGCTGGTCTCGACGTTCGCGAGCGCGTCCGGGATCTTCATGCCCAGCGAGTTCATGAACCGCGTGGACTGGCTCTCCTTGCCGATCACCAGTGGCAGCACCTCACCCCTGGCCTGGCCGAACAGGTACGACTTCCCGGCCAGCCCCGGGAGTTCGGACTTGACCTTCGCGACCTCGGCGGCCGCCGCGTCGACCAGGCGCTGCGCCCCGGCCTCGTCCCCGACGGCCCGGCCGATCCGCAGCGCGTCGTCCTGCATCGGCGCGCTGTACAACGAAGTCTCGAAGGGCAGCGTCGGTGCGATCTGGCTCAGCTTCTCGTAGGTGGGCGCGTCGAGCGAGGGCATCGAGACGGCCAGGATCACGTCCGGCCGGTAGGCCGCCACCTTCTCGAAACTGGGGGCCAGCATGTCCAGCGCGAGCACGTCCGGGCCGAGCTGCGCGGTCAGGTACGGCGCCTGCGGCACGGCCGGGTCGTACCCCTTCACCGCGCCGACCACGTTGAGGCCCAGCCCGGTGGCCACGGCGACGTCGTTGTAGCCGAGCGCCACCACGCGCTGCGGCTTCTTGGTGAAGGTGGTCTCGCCGAACGCGTGTTTCATCGTCACCGAGAACGCCGCGTCCCCCTCGGCCGCGGGTTCCGGGTTCGAGGCACAGCCCGCGAGCGTCAGCACGACCAGCGCCACCAGCGCGAATGATCTTTTGAGCACGGGTTAGGCTAACCTTGCCTTACCGAGGGAGGCAAGGGGCGTGCTCACTCGATCCCGGCGTCCTCGGCGGTCCCGCGGGCGAGGCCGGCGAGTTGGTCGAGCGCCGTCCGCAGCTGGTCCACCGGCGGGCAGCTGAGAGCGAGCCGCACCGCGCTCGGCGCGTGCCCGGCGCCGATGGTGAACGCCGCCGCCGGGCTCACCGCGATGCCCCGCCGCGCGGCCGCGCCGACGAAGGTCTCCGCCCGCCACTGCTCCGGCAACTCCCACCAGCAGTGGTACGAACCCGGATCGGCGCGCACGGTGAACTCCTTGAGGCAGTCGGCCCGCAACTGCTGCCGAGCTCGCGCGTCCTCGCGCTTCGCCGCCTCGATCCGCGCGAGCGTGCCGTCGGCCAGGCAGCGCGTCGCGACCTCCATGGCGAACCGCAACGCGGTCCACCCGCCCGACCGCAACGCGGCGCCCACCCGGTCGGCGAACCGCGCGGGCGGCACGAGGAACCCGAGGCTCGTGCCCGGGGCGAGGCGCTTCGACAGGCTGTCCACCAACATCACCTGCTCGGGCGCGAGCGCTCGCAGCGGTGGCAGGTCGGCGCGAAGGAAGCCGTTGACGCCGTCCTCGATCGCGGGCAGGTCGAGTTCGGTCAGTACCTCGATCAGCGCGCGTCGTCGTTCGGCGGACATCGTGATGCCGAGCGGGTTCTGCACGGCGGGTTGCACGTACACCGCGCGAAGCGGGCTGGTCCGGTGGGCCGCGCGCACGGCGTCGGGCACCATGCCGTCGGCGTCCACCTCGATCGGGACCAGCGTGATGCCGAGGCGGGCGGCGATCGCCTTCACCACCGGGTAGGTCAGTGCCTCGACGCCGATGCGCTCGCCGACCCCGGCCAGCGCGGAGAAGGCGGCCGCGATCGCCTGCCTTCCGTTGCCCGCCAAGAGAATCTGCTCCGGTTCGGGTGCCCAGCCGCCGCGGGCGAGTGCCTTGGCCGAGGCTTCGCGCACGGCCGGCGTGCCCGCGGGGGTGGCCGGTTGCAGGCTCTGCCCGAGCGCGTCGGCGCGAACCAGGCCGCTGAGGCTCTTCGCCAGCAGGTCCGCCTGCCCGGGCAGCAGCGGGAAGTTCAGTTCGAGGTCGATCGGCGCGGTGGCGGGCTCGGCCAGCGCGG
Proteins encoded:
- a CDS encoding GlxA family transcriptional regulator: MTTVAFLLVPELHLLDLAGPAQVFSSAADLGLGYRLRYLAERPEVPTAQGVPLGAEVAWPTLTRDDLLFVPGWRAPELRHNGPIAPETLAWIRAHHRAGGLVASVCAGADALGRAGLLDGRRCTTHHGLQDELARRYPLATVVRDVLYVTDGRVVTSAGIASGIDLSLHLIAMRHGPGFAARIAREMVVYARRNGEEPQASSMMRHRDHLNDAVHRIQDLIDERFAERLLLADLARTAGCSERTVTRLFGRVTGLTPLRYQQVLRLERAEHLIGQGMTVEHAARSVGFEDARMLRRLRSRA
- a CDS encoding ABC transporter substrate-binding protein codes for the protein MLKRSFALVALVVLTLAGCASNPEPAAEGDAAFSVTMKHAFGETTFTKKPQRVVALGYNDVAVATGLGLNVVGAVKGYDPAVPQAPYLTAQLGPDVLALDMLAPSFEKVAAYRPDVILAVSMPSLDAPTYEKLSQIAPTLPFETSLYSAPMQDDALRIGRAVGDEAGAQRLVDAAAAEVAKVKSELPGLAGKSYLFGQARGEVLPLVIGKESQSTRFMNSLGMKIPDALANVETSAQLAPGTIGLSYERVETLDTADALFMTFVSPADKTTFEGNSLVQRLKVVTEGRYQGVTSETANMLQAPNVVGVKWLLDQLRPTLTRIGQV
- a CDS encoding TetR/AcrR family transcriptional regulator → MDTRDRLIESTRELLWTRGYVGTSPKAIQQHAGAGQGSMYHHFDGKPELALAAIERTAEDLRAKAEAELSGPGKASERITAYVRRERDMVRGCPIGRLTQDPEVVGSPELRRPVEETFDWLRNRLAEVIIEGQADGEFTGLDPRDTAATVVATLQGGYVLALASGSPEGFDRAVDGVLNLLVRRP
- a CDS encoding DUF4865 family protein, with translation MQAMQYEITLPADYDMGIIRHRVATRGSALDDFAGLGFKAYCVREREEHGVNQYAPFYWWDSGEAMNRFLWSDGFRGLCDSFGRPPISHWLGVEVVRGPARTATTAVRTSESIVDGEAPADAVARARTDTVGDSVYATVLAIDLRRWELTRFTLHAGEVPARQGIHYRVLHLSDPGQRRA
- a CDS encoding isochorismatase family protein; translated protein: MNRALLVIDVQESFRQRDNWRHVSAPDIVERVNRLVTAARADGDLVVWVLHDEPGTGNVFDPASGFVRLMDGLEPEPGEPLLHKTAHNAFTTTNLQQTLTARGVREVVVCGIRTEQCCETTARVASDLGYDVTFVTEATATTPLGHWTAPVDRTADEVLADPRTLRVEEVIARTEYALAGRFATIRTIDEVAGTLTGS
- a CDS encoding PLP-dependent aminotransferase family protein; translated protein: MDDFRLIADRLAADINEGRLRPGDRLPPQRRFARDHRIAASTATRVYGELVRRGLAVGEVGRGTFIRAARPLAEPALAEPATAPIDLELNFPLLPGQADLLAKSLSGLVRADALGQSLQPATPAGTPAVREASAKALARGGWAPEPEQILLAGNGRQAIAAAFSALAGVGERIGVEALTYPVVKAIAARLGITLVPIEVDADGMVPDAVRAAHRTSPLRAVYVQPAVQNPLGITMSAERRRALIEVLTELDLPAIEDGVNGFLRADLPPLRALAPEQVMLVDSLSKRLAPGTSLGFLVPPARFADRVGAALRSGGWTALRFAMEVATRCLADGTLARIEAAKREDARARQQLRADCLKEFTVRADPGSYHCWWELPEQWRAETFVGAAARRGIAVSPAAAFTIGAGHAPSAVRLALSCPPVDQLRTALDQLAGLARGTAEDAGIE